From one Actinopolyspora saharensis genomic stretch:
- a CDS encoding AraC family transcriptional regulator → MLEHLNEAMEHIERHLTEEVDVREPARIARTSEHHFRRMFSALAGIPLSEYVRRRRMTLAAGAVLSGERSLLDIAVEHGYGSNEAFARAFRSVHGVGPSEARRHGAALRSQPRMTFHLTVEGSTPMEHRIVEKDAFRLIGHRTEVPIVHEGHNSAIADFVSSIGSAELKRLEALSDQEPRGIVSAVEPLDSSRSEGSSVDYLYGVVSGSSAAEDLAERLVPAGKWAVFPTSGKAPEAAQYLWRDVFTEWFPSNPYRSIAGPEILRTELSADGTEMSCELWIPVEHENGN, encoded by the coding sequence GTGCTCGAACACCTCAACGAGGCCATGGAACACATCGAGCGTCATCTCACCGAGGAGGTCGACGTTCGGGAACCGGCCCGGATCGCGCGCACCTCGGAGCACCACTTCCGGAGGATGTTCTCCGCCCTGGCGGGGATCCCGCTGTCGGAGTACGTGCGCAGGCGCAGGATGACCCTTGCGGCGGGAGCGGTGCTCTCCGGCGAGCGGTCCCTGCTCGACATCGCCGTCGAGCACGGCTACGGGTCCAACGAGGCGTTCGCGCGGGCGTTCCGCTCCGTGCACGGCGTCGGGCCGTCCGAGGCGAGGCGTCACGGTGCCGCCCTTCGATCCCAACCGCGGATGACGTTCCACCTGACCGTCGAAGGGAGCACCCCGATGGAACACCGGATCGTGGAAAAGGACGCCTTCCGGCTGATCGGCCACCGCACCGAGGTCCCGATCGTCCACGAAGGGCACAACAGCGCCATAGCCGACTTCGTCTCGTCGATCGGGTCCGCGGAGCTGAAGCGCCTGGAAGCGCTCTCGGACCAGGAACCGCGCGGCATCGTCTCGGCCGTGGAGCCGCTGGACTCCTCCCGCTCGGAAGGCAGCAGCGTGGACTACCTGTACGGGGTGGTCTCCGGCTCCTCCGCCGCGGAGGACTTGGCCGAGCGACTCGTTCCCGCGGGCAAGTGGGCCGTGTTCCCCACCAGCGGCAAGGCCCCGGAAGCCGCGCAGTACCTCTGGCGGGACGTGTTCACCGAGTGGTTCCCGTCCAATCCCTACCGCAGCATCGCCGGGCCGGAGATCCTGCGCACCGAGCTCTCCGCGGACGGAACCGAGATGAGCTGCGAGCTCTGGATACCGGTCGAGCACGAGAACGGGAACTGA
- a CDS encoding sodium:solute symporter family protein has product MSVAFWGWIFLAAYVAVMFYFGYVGLRRTTNADSYATARGSYSGPLLGLSFMAMIASGSTFMGMPGIAYESGFKAAYYPLLYPVGAYIGVMIVARRMKGSGDRMGSISVPDFLGDLFRSPILRALAALLSLFLIYYLMAQLAASGQMFETLFGISYQWGITIAMLIILGYMFFGGTHSDIVTDAVQGIFMLVIAVMVIGGFLIGFGVDGFGPGAVNAALAENMRWDVHTDPTGDSTFANWWVIVLLLVAHLGFVVQPHLGNKFFALRGTAQVRWFVVTSSLAGFTVSFLFLGGVLARAIGVNPGHSDAVMPALFIEMAPAWLAALLSVAILSAIVSSSDGLLMSISQIFANDLYRKTWVPWRGQDPDSPAVDRRSLLIGRAGVLVAGAIAVAAVWTPPELLAVWMWVGVGGMISSLTGPLFLGVWWRGATAPGALTGMLSGFGIYAALHLGPQFGLYAGAFPWNDNPFAATAVGMVTGLLGTCVGSVLTNNRTRTTNDVETPEHSRET; this is encoded by the coding sequence ATGAGCGTCGCATTCTGGGGCTGGATCTTCCTAGCCGCCTACGTGGCTGTGATGTTCTACTTCGGCTACGTGGGCCTGCGCCGCACCACGAATGCCGACTCCTACGCGACCGCCCGCGGTTCCTACAGCGGCCCGTTGTTGGGTTTGAGCTTCATGGCGATGATCGCCAGCGGGTCGACCTTCATGGGAATGCCGGGCATCGCCTACGAGTCAGGATTCAAGGCCGCGTACTACCCGCTGCTGTACCCGGTGGGTGCCTATATCGGCGTCATGATCGTGGCACGCCGGATGAAAGGCTCCGGGGACCGGATGGGGTCGATCAGCGTCCCCGACTTCCTGGGTGACCTGTTCCGCAGTCCGATCCTGCGCGCTCTCGCAGCGCTGCTGTCGCTGTTCCTCATCTACTATCTGATGGCGCAGCTCGCTGCCTCGGGACAGATGTTCGAAACCCTGTTCGGGATCTCGTACCAGTGGGGCATCACGATCGCGATGTTGATCATCCTCGGATACATGTTCTTCGGCGGGACGCACAGCGACATCGTCACCGACGCGGTCCAGGGGATTTTCATGCTGGTGATCGCCGTGATGGTGATCGGCGGATTCCTCATCGGATTCGGAGTTGACGGCTTCGGCCCCGGTGCTGTCAATGCCGCCCTCGCCGAGAACATGCGCTGGGACGTGCACACCGATCCCACGGGTGACTCCACTTTCGCCAACTGGTGGGTCATCGTTCTGCTTCTCGTCGCCCATCTCGGATTCGTGGTGCAGCCTCACTTGGGCAACAAGTTCTTCGCGCTCCGGGGCACAGCACAGGTTCGCTGGTTCGTCGTCACCTCCAGCCTCGCCGGCTTCACTGTCAGCTTCCTCTTCCTCGGAGGTGTTCTGGCACGTGCCATCGGTGTGAACCCCGGCCACTCGGACGCCGTGATGCCGGCGCTGTTCATCGAGATGGCTCCAGCATGGCTGGCCGCGCTGCTGAGCGTCGCGATCCTCTCCGCGATCGTCTCCAGCTCGGACGGTCTGCTGATGAGCATATCGCAGATCTTTGCCAACGATTTGTACCGCAAGACCTGGGTGCCGTGGCGCGGGCAAGATCCCGACAGCCCCGCGGTAGACCGACGTTCTCTGCTTATCGGGCGTGCCGGGGTGCTCGTCGCCGGAGCGATCGCCGTTGCGGCTGTGTGGACGCCGCCGGAGCTGCTCGCCGTGTGGATGTGGGTCGGGGTCGGCGGGATGATCTCCTCGCTAACCGGACCGCTGTTCCTGGGTGTGTGGTGGCGCGGCGCCACTGCGCCCGGGGCGCTGACCGGCATGCTGAGCGGGTTCGGCATCTACGCCGCGCTGCACCTCGGGCCCCAATTCGGTCTCTACGCCGGTGCTTTCCCGTGGAACGACAATCCTTTCGCTGCGACCGCGGTCGGTATGGTCACGGGATTGCTCGGCACCTGTGTGGGCAGTGTCCTGACGAACAATCGCACGCGCACCACCAACGATGTCGAAACGCCCGAGCACTCGCGGGAGACATGA
- the hisD gene encoding histidinol dehydrogenase — protein sequence MAHVLKAPSGATGAGPDREAVRERVASVIADIRSRGDSAVREYSAKFDQWNPDSFRVDPDEIERIVARQPQQLIDDIEFAQRQVRQFAQRQLDSLGEIEVETLPGVHLGQKHIPLSAAGAYVPGGRYPLLASAHMTILTAKAAGVPRVVACTPPIQESIPESTVTAMHLAGADEIYLLGGVQAVVAQALGTETMAPVDMLAGPGNAYVAEAKRQLFGEVGVDLIAGPTEILIVADEHADPFTVAVDLLSQAEHGPDSPAVLVTDSEAVGRATLEHIERLLPDMPTRDFAEQSWREHGEVQVVSDLESAYALADSYASEHVQILTQEPRVALDRMRNYGALFLGEGTCVSYGDKVIGTNHVLPTGGAARYTGGLWVGKYLKTVTYQEVTDSESSARLGEVCGRASRAEHFEGHARSGDVRAAKHAGTRPDWA from the coding sequence ATGGCACACGTACTGAAGGCCCCCTCAGGGGCCACCGGTGCCGGCCCCGACCGAGAAGCCGTGCGGGAGCGCGTCGCGTCCGTCATCGCTGACATCCGCTCCCGTGGCGATTCCGCGGTTCGCGAGTACTCAGCGAAGTTCGACCAGTGGAACCCCGATTCGTTCCGCGTCGATCCGGACGAGATCGAGCGGATCGTGGCCCGGCAACCACAGCAGCTCATCGACGACATCGAGTTCGCGCAGCGGCAGGTCAGACAGTTCGCGCAACGACAGCTGGACTCGTTGGGGGAGATCGAGGTCGAGACCCTGCCCGGCGTCCACCTGGGGCAGAAGCACATCCCGTTGTCAGCGGCTGGAGCCTACGTGCCCGGAGGGCGGTACCCGCTGTTGGCGTCGGCGCACATGACCATCCTCACCGCCAAGGCCGCGGGGGTTCCACGGGTCGTGGCTTGTACCCCGCCCATCCAGGAGTCGATCCCCGAATCCACGGTCACCGCCATGCATCTCGCCGGAGCCGACGAGATCTACCTGCTCGGCGGGGTACAAGCAGTGGTGGCTCAGGCACTGGGTACGGAGACGATGGCACCGGTGGACATGCTCGCCGGGCCCGGCAACGCCTACGTCGCAGAAGCGAAACGCCAGCTCTTCGGTGAGGTCGGTGTCGACCTCATCGCCGGCCCCACCGAGATTCTGATCGTGGCCGACGAGCACGCCGACCCGTTCACGGTGGCTGTGGACCTGCTCAGTCAGGCCGAGCACGGTCCGGACTCGCCCGCTGTTCTGGTTACCGATTCCGAGGCGGTCGGTCGGGCCACCCTGGAGCACATCGAACGGCTTCTTCCCGACATGCCTACCCGGGATTTCGCCGAGCAGTCGTGGCGCGAGCACGGTGAGGTTCAAGTCGTGAGCGACTTGGAATCCGCGTACGCGCTCGCGGACTCCTACGCCAGCGAGCACGTGCAAATCCTGACGCAGGAACCGCGAGTGGCCCTGGACCGTATGCGCAACTACGGCGCGCTGTTTCTCGGTGAGGGCACCTGCGTGTCCTACGGGGACAAGGTAATCGGCACCAACCATGTCCTTCCCACTGGCGGCGCGGCTCGCTACACCGGTGGGCTGTGGGTCGGCAAATACCTCAAGACCGTCACTTACCAGGAGGTCACCGACTCGGAGAGCAGTGCCCGACTGGGTGAGGTGTGCGGGCGTGCCTCCCGTGCCGAACATTTCGAAGGTCACGCCCGCTCCGGGGATGTGCGGGCGGCCAAACATGCAGGCACGCGTCCAGATTGGGCATGA
- a CDS encoding LacI family DNA-binding transcriptional regulator encodes MVTSRDIAQRAGVSQATVSRVLQGNSRVAPDTRERVLAAMRATDYRPHAAARAMKTRRSQTIGVVIADITNPFYPELLEAVSHALDQSGQRMILWNSAGPGEYSALQAIREGSVDGLLFTTVTEGAAPLTEALVHEEPVVLLHRGLEEAQCDQVVSDNVAGGSIVADYLVRAGHEHIGYLQGPELPSTAVHRERGFRRRLHQLGMDLRPELVGRAGFQHDTARTLIRSMLHEPVPPTAVFCANDLAAFGAIDGARSLGVHVPEDLWVVGYDDIAMAAWDSFNLTSVRQPIADLAHTAVQLLLERITDPDLPVRHELFTNSLTVRGSTAHTPLDPPAEQRDSHADD; translated from the coding sequence GTGGTCACCAGTCGCGACATCGCTCAGCGCGCAGGGGTTTCGCAGGCGACCGTCTCCCGGGTGCTGCAAGGCAACTCCCGGGTTGCACCTGACACCCGGGAGCGCGTGCTGGCCGCAATGCGTGCGACCGACTACCGGCCCCACGCCGCTGCCAGGGCGATGAAGACCCGACGTTCGCAAACCATCGGTGTGGTCATCGCCGACATAACCAACCCGTTCTATCCCGAGCTGCTGGAGGCCGTAAGCCACGCGCTCGACCAGAGCGGGCAGCGCATGATCCTGTGGAACTCCGCAGGTCCTGGTGAGTACAGCGCTCTGCAGGCCATTCGAGAGGGCTCGGTCGACGGACTGCTGTTCACCACCGTTACCGAGGGGGCTGCACCGCTCACGGAAGCACTGGTGCACGAGGAGCCCGTCGTGCTGCTGCATCGCGGGCTGGAAGAGGCCCAATGCGACCAAGTGGTCAGCGACAACGTCGCCGGAGGCAGTATCGTCGCCGATTATCTGGTCCGGGCGGGCCACGAGCACATCGGATACCTCCAAGGCCCCGAGCTGCCCAGCACAGCTGTGCACAGAGAACGAGGGTTCCGCCGCCGTCTGCACCAGTTGGGTATGGACTTGCGCCCCGAACTCGTCGGTCGTGCCGGATTTCAGCACGATACGGCACGCACGTTGATACGGTCGATGCTGCACGAGCCGGTGCCGCCCACGGCAGTCTTCTGTGCCAACGACCTGGCCGCTTTCGGTGCCATCGATGGTGCGCGCTCACTCGGGGTGCACGTCCCCGAGGACCTGTGGGTCGTTGGTTACGACGACATCGCGATGGCCGCGTGGGACTCATTCAACCTGACGAGCGTGCGCCAACCCATCGCAGATTTGGCCCACACCGCCGTCCAACTTCTACTTGAGCGAATCACCGATCCGGACCTGCCCGTACGGCACGAACTCTTCACCAACTCCCTGACCGTGCGGGGATCGACCGCGCACACCCCACTCGATCCGCCAGCTGAGCAACGCGACAGTCATGCAGATGATTGA
- a CDS encoding 2Fe-2S iron-sulfur cluster-binding protein has product MDVEITLRVDGQRRTLAVDTRTTLLDALRERLGVISPKKGCDHGQCGACTVLLDGRRVTSCLTFAVANDDSEVVTAEGLAEDDQPHPVQQAFLDNDGFQCGYCTPGQICSAVGMLDEVKAGWPSHVTEDLDEPPELDDEEIRERMSGNLCRCGAYANIVSAIREAAE; this is encoded by the coding sequence ATGGACGTGGAGATAACGCTGCGGGTGGACGGACAGCGGCGGACGCTGGCCGTGGACACCCGGACCACTTTGCTGGACGCGCTGCGCGAGCGGCTGGGGGTGATCTCGCCGAAGAAGGGCTGCGACCACGGCCAGTGCGGCGCGTGCACAGTGCTGCTCGACGGCCGCAGGGTCACCAGCTGCCTGACCTTCGCCGTCGCCAACGACGACAGCGAGGTCGTCACGGCCGAAGGGCTGGCCGAGGACGACCAACCGCACCCGGTGCAGCAGGCCTTCCTGGACAACGACGGCTTCCAGTGCGGCTACTGCACCCCGGGCCAGATCTGCTCGGCCGTCGGGATGCTCGACGAGGTCAAGGCGGGCTGGCCCAGCCACGTGACCGAGGACCTCGACGAACCGCCCGAACTGGACGACGAGGAGATCCGGGAAAGGATGAGCGGCAACCTCTGCCGCTGCGGTGCCTACGCCAACATCGTCTCAGCCATCCGAGAGGCCGCGGAGTGA
- a CDS encoding FAD binding domain-containing protein gives MKPFDYQRADDADSAIATVSADPEARYIGGGTNLVDHMKLGITEPGKLVDVTRLPYDSVETLPDGGVRIGATVRNSDLAASHVIRQRYPVLAQALLAGASGQLRNLATTGGNLLQRTRCSYFQDTSTPCNKREPGTGCSALEGWNRYHAVLGASEHCVATNPSDMAVALAALDATVVVQGQQGQRRIPVTELHRLPGDEPERDSVLEHGELITAVDLPAPAENSRSAYRKVRDRASYAFALVSVAAVVEVSAGTIDNADIALGGLAHKPWRATAAEEALRGAPATEEAFRSAAEAELAEARPLRDNAFKIPMTRNTLSAVLRELTRQEGA, from the coding sequence GTGAAACCCTTCGACTACCAACGCGCCGACGACGCGGACAGCGCGATCGCGACCGTCAGCGCCGACCCAGAGGCAAGGTACATCGGCGGCGGGACCAACCTCGTCGACCACATGAAACTGGGGATCACCGAACCGGGGAAGCTGGTCGACGTCACCCGGCTGCCCTACGACTCCGTCGAGACGCTGCCCGACGGCGGGGTGCGCATCGGCGCCACGGTGCGCAACAGCGACCTCGCGGCCTCCCACGTGATCCGGCAGCGCTACCCGGTGCTGGCCCAGGCGCTGCTGGCAGGAGCCTCCGGGCAGCTGCGCAACCTCGCCACGACCGGCGGAAACCTGCTCCAGCGCACCCGCTGCTCCTACTTCCAGGACACGAGCACGCCGTGCAACAAGCGCGAGCCCGGAACCGGCTGCTCGGCCCTGGAGGGCTGGAACCGCTACCACGCGGTGCTCGGGGCCTCCGAGCACTGCGTGGCCACCAACCCCTCCGACATGGCCGTGGCCCTGGCCGCGCTCGACGCCACCGTGGTGGTCCAGGGGCAGCAGGGGCAGCGCCGCATCCCGGTGACCGAGCTGCACCGGCTCCCGGGCGACGAGCCGGAGCGCGACAGCGTGCTCGAGCACGGCGAGCTGATCACGGCCGTCGACCTGCCCGCCCCCGCGGAGAACTCCCGCTCCGCCTACCGCAAGGTCAGGGACCGCGCCTCCTACGCGTTCGCCCTGGTCTCGGTGGCCGCCGTCGTCGAGGTCTCGGCGGGCACGATCGACAACGCCGACATCGCCCTCGGCGGGTTGGCGCACAAACCGTGGCGAGCCACCGCGGCCGAGGAGGCGCTGCGCGGGGCCCCGGCGACCGAGGAGGCCTTCCGGAGCGCTGCCGAGGCCGAGCTGGCCGAGGCGCGGCCGCTGCGCGACAACGCGTTCAAGATTCCCATGACCCGCAACACCCTCAGCGCGGTGCTGCGCGAGCTCACCAGGCAGGAGGGAGCGTGA